aaagtaaaaattcatATAATCGCttcaaatttatttgaaattgagatattgtgttgttgtattgcatatttttaaaaatatttttctcttttcattcttatttttcttacaacACATGCAGTACTccatttatttgataatttaatacATTTTGAAAACTCCTCAACCACCACCTTTAGATATACAATGAGGGTGAAAATCGTTCTGAACCCTCAATTTTGCTTTAAGTTAAATTTCTCCTTCAATATTGAGCaatccttttattttatgcattgttcATTTTgctcttataattttaattatatatttatttaatacctttttatatttatatttttatatatatatatatatatatatataatattttttaacctaggtatttataatattttatttaactttattaactttataagttatataatactactttttataaatttatcacaaaatttaatattattttttaagatcgttattttagtattatatatattaaagagtcgtttggtaTGAGGTATAATTATGATAATTCGGtgataaaattcattattatttcatccTGCGTTTAGCTAGACGTATTAATTGGTCTCAAAATTATATATCCtaccatttataccacagtgatgagatGATTTATCACATATACATGCTGATACAACTTATTATGGGATAACTAATTTCGGAATAACTTGTTCCCACCTAAGCCTCCCCTAagcatgtatatatgtatgtacctGCATGTGcgtatatatttgtatttcaCCAATATCTTACTACATCCGTTTCATATACTTGACTTTTATTGATATAACACAACTcctaagaaaaaattatttagagaCGTGTTTTACTgaattaactttattaatgatattttaaaactttaaatttgtctatactaCTATATTATGTAGTTATTTTATACTAAGAgtagaaaaaaaacataatacaattctattgatttcataaattgaacaagtaaattaaaataactatattTAGTATGAGGGTCAAGTAATAAAAAACGATATTATCTATTCTCTATATAAATACATGAATTGTGATTGTCacttaatagagtattacataaattgtaatttatctaaataaatataatccttaaaaatttgatcttattttaattcattattttatattttttgcatttaaatacatttataaagTCAATATTACTTATTAGTTTTCCTTATAAAATAAAGATTAGATTTTgcttattattaataaaactaatttcctaattatgctaatttacttcattatagatcatcattagtttatatacttaattagtatttctcGTGGTTTTTTGCTCAGAAgataatattcatgtttttatgaaaaatttgttacatgaatttaaaaagatgaaaatatgatGGTTTAGTAGCtgtttgatgatgaattttttttactttttttcggaaaattattttactttagttttactttagtaaaaaaagtgaaaatgatatttgtttggccatgagaattccAAATACAATTCTAGAATcgtatttggaaaagtgaaaacaagttttacttgtttttacttttttttactcatacttctctcacaaaatttcaaaaataacttcaatttatattcatggtcaaacacaacttcaactctaacttaactttaatttcaacttcaaCTGCAATTccagaaaattatgattttcatgaccaaataattaaagaagtaaaaaaaaaagattgacgATGAGAGGGTACaatagttattttaaaaatttaattaggaTAAGGGGAGAGAGTATAACTATTGTTCAAAACTGAAggaaaagtttaatttttaaagcaaaattgaagaagaaaaataattttgacccGTATAATAACCGCACCTAGttactttcaaaataatttagaTAAATACCAAAAACATTTTTTTTACCCTAAACTTAAAGAGTGTGGTAGTACGATACTATAATTGGGCCAAGGAAATTTTGTACAAAAGATTCGAATTCAGGTCCTtaataaaagcaaaaaaagagTACCAAAAAGAATGGACgaatttcatcatcaaaactgtcactatattcaatactaataataattaatagtataataataatatctcCCCAGTATACAGCCAGAACATAGCTCAGTGATACCCGTGACCCCCATTTTTCCCCTGCACTACACCTACAATAAATTATCATTAAAATCATACTAGCTTCCCATCACCCAAAAACCATCAAACCCCATTTCATTATTCTACTCTTTAAGACACTTTCTTGTGTTAAATGAGGAAAAACATATCCATATTTTGAGCAATGCCGATGAATTCAAGTTCGTTTTTGAGGCAACTGAGTGGGAAAGAGGGATGGAAATCGACGTCAAAGAGATGGGGTACTGGTGGTGGAGGTGGAAACTGGAAGCAAATGGAAGCGGGGTTGAAAAATATGTGTGGAGGAGGAGGAGGGTATAATGGTGGCTTAGTTATGAGGAAGAGAGTAATGGTGGTTGTAGATCAAAGTTCATATACTAAACATGCTATGATGTGGGCACTTACACATGTTACTAATAAAGGAGATATTCTTACTCTtcttcacattgttcctcattcTTCTGCTTCTAGTTCTTCTCATTGTAGTAATTATAAGGGCTCCTctgattcttcttcttctgctgctCATCTTGCTAGTTCTCTTGGTTCTCTTTGTAAGGCTTGCAAACCTGAAGTAAGTCTGGCTCCTTTTTTGTGTCTTTTTCATAATGTTGTTCTATTGCATTTGTTCGTCGTCCTGAAGTCCTGcatgttttctttttttgcaaATAGAAGTTGGTCTAAGATTGGTTATGAGGTGAGTTTCTCAGATTGTTTTGGATGAATGATActattttttagtaaaaaaaattgttatcatGTGCACGCTAAAGCATCCTAAGGGTCACCATTTCTGTGAAAGGATGAAGGTCTTCTTTTCCTTTCCCTTATTCCGGTGGAAAATACAGGTAAAATTGCATATAATATACACTTATGGTCTGAATTTTTCTTGAATTCTGTGCATAAACGAGAGTTTTAGTACATCGGCCACTCTAATATGGGAGAGAAATCTTTCTAGCTACTCCCGACCCCCACCCCTACCTACACACACACCTACCCAAAACACTCTTCTGGTGCTCACTGTTCAATGTATTTTCTGTTCTGTTTCAAATGCACGCAATAATAAAGAGGGGAAATCATTACTAGTGACAGttccttcttttccttttcaGAGAGTTTTCAGATCCATTATTTTTTTTCCGTCAACCAAACAAAAATTGCAGTATTAATAATTTCATCTCCTGACTATTgcatttccatatttttattttgcttttttctttcccttcaaccaaacaaacttttttttttttttttagcattaTGACCTTATTGTTTGATTAAAGGTTGAAGTGGAAGCACTAGTAATACAAGGACCAAAAATGGCAACAGTAATGAGCCAAGTGAAGAAGCTGGAGGTGTCTGTTTTAGTCTTGGGTCAGAAAAAACCCTCTTCTCTCCTTAGCTGGTAACGATATCATTCATTACCCCTTccactttttcattttatttattttgtcaaGTTCCATTTTAAATGTTATCCCTTCTCCCATATTACTTGTTCCTTTTTCCTTTTACACGTCCTTTAGAAAATCATGAATAcagtaaaattgatatttttattaatttaacttTTAATTCTTTATGTGTAATACACTTCATTTATGTGTCTTATCTAGATAATTAATGCACTCTTTGACTAAGCGTGTACATGAAAAAGATTAACAATGGAGGAGTTTTTTGGAACTTTTTGCAACGGTTATTACAAAAAAACTTGCTATATTTTTGTGAAGTTCCTTAAAATTCCTGAAGCAAAAATTAAGTACAAAGAGTATTttccatttattatttcagtttttacaTGGAGgactttattcatttaattttgcaACCCTGCTACACTACAGTTTGTGTGGGAGGAGCAGTGAGGAGGAATTTGTGGAACAATGTATCAACACATTGGATTGCTTGACAATAGGAGTAAGGAAGCAAAGCAAAGGCATGGGAGGATACCTCATCAGCACTAGATGGCAGAAGAATTTTTGGCTTTTGGCCTAAGTTCTTAATTTAGTTTAGGAATTAATATCACTCACTATAATATGGATATGGATAATAATTTGTGTAGAGAGCTTTCAGTACTATCTCCTATGTAGCATTCCCTAAAACAGAGGTTACTTTTCTGGTCTGTAATTTTATATAAATGTCTAAATGCTAACTGAAAACTTGCTTGTGCCAAATACAGTCTTGTGCTATATTTGCCCTCTCTCTATCAGCTAATTAACCAATTGTTGTGTACCTTTTCTATTTGGTTTTGATGCGTGTATCATGCTTTAGCTAAATGGCATGTATGTTTGGTAAACAAATAATTTCTGTTTTTCTTTGCTGAATATTTGAcaaaatatattatagatagttCGATTGATAATTTTGGATGAAAAGGAAAAGAACCTTTGAGGGTGTGTGTGGTATGAATGACCTGACTCCCCAACTTGACCCTGACCTCTACTCGACTCCTGAACATGACCCTAACCTCAAACCAACTCTCGAACTTGGCCCTAACTCCAATCTAGGACCTGACTTTTAGCCTCAAGCTCAGCTCTCGGCTCGTGAACCTGAACCTTGAATTGTCTTGGGACTCAACTACTTGACTCGACCTCAACCCTTATTTGGATCTTGCTGGTAACTTATAAAAATCTCATAAGTTAAGGTGTCAATTATATTtcttatctatttttaattacataaaatgtCAAAAATGGTATTTTTGATGCGTTGCTTTGATACACTGCCAACTAGTAATaagtaattaaataagaaaaataatataaatcacatTTATTTAGGAGGGTAAATCATGGGATATAAtctttgaaatatctaaaatagaattaaaatttaaaaacatttCATTGGATCTTGTAATTTGCAATTTACGATTTGGCTCAATTTCTTCCATCTCTATtagtcttttcatttttttccttaaagttttgattttctGATATTTGAATCTTAAAGAACAATAATGTAGATAATTTGGATTTTGTCAGAACGATTATTGTTCGATGAAACAATGAATGATTCTGATTTGGCTGGAACTATGTTGGGTGGTGGGTTTGGTGTTTTTGCAGCTGGTGTCactttatatcaaaaatatataccaacaaaaaatatcaaacaTTGGCAACAGTTAAGTTTAAATTTCATTCAAATAGAAATCTGGAACCTTTGAACACGTTTCGagtaaattttcaaatatatatcaaaatatgtttcaCACACTTTCAACATATTTCATCGGACATCCTATATACATTCTCTGTGTGTGTTGATACATGTGTAGCAATGATTTTATCTGATACATATGTATGATATGTTAAGACTTCAATCATATGTATCATTCTTAAATTATGGGAAGAAAATACATATGTCTGATGTATGTATATTTGATACTCGTGAATAATACATTAATCCACCACCATTGTCATCTTTACCGTTCTCATAGAAAACCTAGCATCTGATTGttcattttttcctctttctcttaATAGGTATTGGCTTAAAGGGTTGAAAAAAATTCACAATTgataaaaggatgagaaaaaaacTATGATATTGGTGACAATCCAGCAATTGACATCTGAATTGACAACCGTGATCAAAATTTATCCAAgtcaatgatgatttttttcaaaatagtgattaatatgaaaaaaattatcaccaTCTTTAGgttgaaattatatatttttttaaaaagagaaaaagtgaaagaaaataaGCATTCTATGGGGAATGTGTGTGAGAgaattttttggagaaaaaaacttttttctaaaaaagaaaatcacaaaacaaaatcaaatttttgGAAAGATAAATTTTGAGATTGTGGAAAGAGAGATCATGGGCAAAAATCTAGGAGTGTTTTGTGGTGGAGTGTGAGGtccgacatatatatatatatatatatatatatatatatatatatatatatatatatatgcttattaaGTCATTGATAACCCCTTAAAGTTGTTTCGAAATTTCACTTAAACCCCTCAACTCAGGCATGTACTCAGACCCCTAACCCACCCGAATTTTGATCCACATAGGCCTTTTTTGCCTACGTGGCACATCGCGTGATGAATGGatccaaataaaattttatttttactttttctaaaaaatttacttaataaataataatttattaattaaaaaataaaaataagcaaCCTCACCCCCGTGCTGTCATCTTCTTCACCCCATTGTTGATGTCATCTTCTTCACatccatttcttgattttaaagcaCTTTGAAACTTATACAGAGAGTAATTTTTATAACTCAATAAACATTCTTCCTCTCCGTCTTCTTTAATAATCACTCTTATTGTCCATTTCTCCGCTTTTCACCTTTTCTGCAAGTCAAACCCTCTTGAAAATTTCATCGAATAACTTATATGCACTATTTTTCCACTCCTAAAATCCTCACTTTTCATCCTTTTCTCCATCGCAGAAAAAAAAGCTCAACAGAAACTTATCAACAACACAAAACCCAAATCATGAGGcaacaaataatataaacaaatcGCAACAAATCGAATTATGCCTTTGCAACATAGTTATCAACAAATAAACTTAGCAACAAATCGAATTATGCCACGCCCAAATCATGAGGCAgcaaataataaaaacacaaaacTTATCAACAAATTGCAGGAAATTCAGGTAAAAAGCTCAACAAATAATCATAAGGCAAACCCAAATCTAATTTAAACTTATcaacaacacaaaaaaaaaatttctttgtgctctcaatagatataaaaaacatctataaaaaataaaataaattcaaaaagaatAGAAAAGGAGAAGCAAATGAAGAAGGACAGAGAGGGAGGGTGAAAAAGTCATGgcttatcaacttttttttttatctttaaaagaaaaagtttaaaaatcatttttttaaattttgttatgcattataatttaaaataatcttttttgaCTCACTTGATATGTGTCACAATTTAATTCGTCAAGTTTTCATGTCAGCGCGAGTATAACGCACCCACTTATGTTTTTAGCTCATTGTCAAAAAGATATTTAAGTGGTACAAATTCGAAGGGGTATAggtgttcaataggtacatgCCTGAGTTAAGGGGTTTAAGTAAAATTTTGGGACAACTTTAAGGGACTATCGATGACTTaagcatacatacatatatatatatatatacacacacacatatatatatacatatatgtatgtatatatgtatgtatgtatgaaattagCTATGAATAAAACTACAAATGTAGAATTGATACAAATGAAAATTTGCTTTGAATTTAACGTtcaaacacaaatacaaatacaaatgcttACAACTCATACCTTCAAGATAAATACAAATTGATATAAATTCAAAAGTATAACATGGAAATAAATTCAGATTGTATGTCTAAAtatacaaatttaaataaatacaaaaatacaaacacattgataaaaatatacaaataaattcaCCTTAtgactaaatataatttatacaaAATACCTTTGAGTTATATAAAATACATGATAGTTGTATATctatatgtaatgtataaaatatgaACCATCATATTTTATACAAATCAAAAATTGATTATACAACTTATATGTATATCTTATATAtgtaagtgtgtgtgtgtgtgtgtacttgTATATACCAATACATGACAACTGTCTAATTGTATATGACggttatttatatacatatatacattaaaaaattgaCATGATATATGTACTTAAGTGTaactaatagaaaaagaaagatatatagacatatgtatatctattatatatacattcaTACGTATATACATTTGGatatacacaaaaatattttcaagtcattcACAACATCGCTGCTCCTCCTTTGGAATGAGAATTCTTGAAACTTTATCATTTTCTCTAGTTCACACAAAATACTAGTGACATATTATACAAACTGAGATATACAActtatacgtatatatataaatatatattacacATGACAATTGTATAATTgtatagagaaaagacatcatttcacCCCTAAACTTATCTGCACAACTTACTTTAGATGTAACGATcaactttttgatgaaatatttgaaatgtGCATTTCTgtgtgatttaattattttaacctTCCtcatagttttattatgttatttttggggtgtggggtgATTGACacgatttttgatgtattttgattCCATTTATATAATATTCTAGTTTTTTATGACTTTGAGAGCCtaattttggacttatgtggatatctttttgtaataccccatattttggactagaatgaaaattcgccattcctatgcgtagatgtttcaaaagccccgaatcctatgtaaatttagtgtgttaatcaattatgtagtgtggggatatatttgagcataaatttagatcatagaggttccctaactcaagtacaagttgaaagctttcctatcgttcaagttttagtgaacgtcaAAACTTACgtcaaattaaattaatcataactcgttgtatatgaagaactgggtgatttactatatatcaaatgaaagctctttgaattatctttccaacgatactaatttcgcctaaatccgatatcggagaaaagagttatgcctattttactccagcatgtcaagctggaaatagtgtgacgacattcgtgatagcttatcacatttgtgacaccctatcacgaaggtcgtcagccttaggcagaaaccatctcctaagtgacgacattcgtgatacctatcacgaaggttgtcagccttaggcagaaaccagctcctaagtgacgacattcgtgatagcttatcacaattgtgacgccttatcacgaaggtcatcagctatgatttttcagcaactgagaaattattttgtaagggtattttggtcttttcctttatcttccacgacttataaccctaaagaggcgtaatttttctcatttttcttcagttaagcatcttaaaaaccctctcttacactctcaaccacaagattagggttttcattaaactcatctctcaaaagcaagattcaagtcttttttcaagataatcgagaattaagtttcccaatccaagaactctccattaaatcatcaaggtttcttttctaaggtatgcgtagggTTCAtttatggattcaattcgttcatagagctcaagaatcatgcttttaaatgttattttgtaaactttttgtggtggtatgagcatgtacttgttgatgattgttgtttaagttttaagatgatatctaaaggtgttttcatggaatatatgtggttgttagttgataAACACGAACTTTAGGTCgtttgatatgatgcaagtatgaaatccacctatgccttaaagaatgcaagcaaggtgtttgataaaatgcctaggatgctagaaattcatatttacatgattccatgatatctaaatgacaagtccatgttagctatacacttcaatatggattttcatgctatttatgtgttgttattgttgtggtatgaagcatgtatgataatggagatatgaattatgtacatgaaatatatccatgctttcccctaccatgtttgagatgttgaataaatacatgaagtataatatcccctacttataatattgtgaattgtgaactccgatcttgtgatcaagtcatgtcatgtgtgagtcagtttcattccatcgagtcctgggggtattcgtactcgAAAACAATAGCTATATGCCTAgggccatgtcatgtttcacgatactctcagtcatgccatgttccatagaacacagtcagtcatgtgactcaggaaagttcagtaaCCCAGTTAATCTCagttaatcttagtaatctcagttttTAGTGATATCGGAAGCTTCAGAAATTCTAGTgctcttagtaacttcagtaatctccgTAATTTagtactctcagaaatctcatgaactcagtactcgAAAAGAGCAGTATTCTCATCTAGTTATCATgtatcagtagtattcagttcaaaacctCAGTAACCTCATCAGCTAGTAGAGTCGGCCTTATtcagatagaaagtagaattccacagtattccaagtaaaatctcaGTAACTATAGTACTCTCTGTAAATCCTCATACATCAGCATATTCCATCAGCTACGAAGCTCAGTAAACTCAGAATCAGTtcatttcagttattcatgttcagtctcttcagataggagtagaagttagtaccgagtgaacccaaggatggaaactcacctaccagtttatggtgtaattcttagcagtcatccttgtgtttcagaactacgtagccagcgtaggttgagacatcttaacctgttagattagggttgatgaggtggcttaacctgtcagtttaggatttccaccgttctcatttgagtacctgctagataaggtcactcacagctatccttaccagtgatgTGGTATTGActcccctccagttggggcaaagactggaccccaacttagctatatgcatttttggggtatgtcgattagacaactacttcccacagtctcagtttcagtctcagtctcagtaaaagaactcagatagttcttcagatttcagtaaacttcatattttagtatatcaggactgtcagatacaatcaatcaaatcagctcttcataatttgaactgtcagaaacaatcattcattatcAGTAATGCActatcagtctctcagtattcagtaatacagtttcatatccatcacttattagtgatttacatatcaatatcagtaaactcagtctttcagtatctcagtatcagtaaactcatgttgtcaatattcagactcagtagtcagtatctccatgagttcagttacagttacgtatgcatatatgtattctcacgttcatatcagttagtacTGTTCATGCattaaccctttgtatttagcatacctcactcgtatactcaatatattcagatgtactgacgcatttgtgctatggtgctttctcttatgttacaccataggttcagaggcacgagctccagatcagcagtagcattccagtgttcagagttgcaatgagtccttctcattcgaagACTATacgattattactttatttatcatttcagtttatttcagttgttagaTGGAGTTAGATGGatacatgttccatcaactccttattgagacattttagaggctttcagac
The Capsicum annuum cultivar UCD-10X-F1 chromosome 6, UCD10Xv1.1, whole genome shotgun sequence DNA segment above includes these coding regions:
- the LOC107872987 gene encoding uncharacterized protein LOC107872987 isoform X1; the encoded protein is MPMNSSSFLRQLSGKEGWKSTSKRWGTGGGGGNWKQMEAGLKNMCGGGGGYNGGLVMRKRVMVVVDQSSYTKHAMMWALTHVTNKGDILTLLHIVPHSSASSSSHCSNYKGSSDSSSSAAHLASSLGSLCKACKPEVEVEALVIQGPKMATVMSQVKKLEVSVLVLGQKKPSSLLSCLCGRSSEEEFVEQCINTLDCLTIGVRKQSKGMGGYLISTRWQKNFWLLA
- the LOC107872987 gene encoding uncharacterized protein LOC107872987 isoform X2 — encoded protein: MPMNSSSFLRQLSGKEGWKSTSKRWGTGGGGGNWKQMEAGLKNMCGGGGGYNGGLVMRKRVMVVVDQSSYTKHAMMWALTHVTNKGDILTLLHIVPHSSASSSSHCSNYKGSSDSSSSAAHLASSLGSLCKACKPEVEVEALVIQGPKMATVMSQVKKLEVSVLVLGQKKPSSLLSCFYMEDFIHLILQPCYTTVCVGGAVRRNLWNNVSTHWIA